The Gymnodinialimonas sp. 57CJ19 genome includes a window with the following:
- a CDS encoding DMT family transporter has protein sequence MDNLKGMGWMTLAMLGFALGDTFVKLTLGALPVGQVIAVFGFGGALVFGAWAVLKGEKFFDRNLFTLPFVLRLVSEVVGTTSFIIALASIELSLLSAIIQANPLLVTLGAAVFLGATVGWRRWVAILIGLVGVLIIVRPGLAGFDVNSLWALGAAIGLTGRDLTTRAISRDVSTLLLAAWGFVAAGVSGVILLLVTGGATLPDGLLTLQLTGALIFTLVAYYSVTAAMRVGDIPIVTPFRYTRLVFALILAFFVFGERPDMWTLIGAAIVIATGLYTLWRERVAAA, from the coding sequence ATGGATAACCTGAAAGGTATGGGCTGGATGACCTTGGCGATGTTGGGGTTCGCCTTGGGGGATACCTTCGTCAAGCTGACCCTTGGCGCGTTACCTGTGGGCCAGGTCATTGCCGTTTTCGGGTTTGGCGGTGCGCTGGTTTTTGGGGCTTGGGCTGTCTTGAAGGGGGAAAAGTTCTTCGACCGGAACTTGTTTACCTTGCCTTTCGTGTTGCGGTTGGTGTCTGAAGTTGTGGGGACGACAAGTTTCATCATCGCATTGGCCTCGATCGAGTTGTCACTGCTGTCGGCCATCATTCAGGCCAACCCCTTGTTGGTGACCCTTGGCGCGGCCGTATTTCTTGGGGCCACTGTTGGCTGGCGGCGCTGGGTGGCGATCCTGATCGGCTTGGTGGGCGTGTTGATCATCGTGCGCCCCGGCCTGGCCGGGTTCGACGTCAACAGCCTATGGGCCTTGGGCGCGGCGATTGGGTTGACGGGTCGGGATCTGACCACACGGGCGATCTCGCGCGATGTCTCGACCTTGCTATTGGCGGCATGGGGGTTTGTGGCGGCCGGTGTTTCGGGCGTGATCTTGTTGTTGGTGACTGGCGGCGCCACCCTGCCCGATGGGCTTTTGACGCTGCAACTGACCGGGGCATTGATCTTTACATTGGTGGCCTATTACTCGGTGACCGCCGCCATGCGGGTCGGCGATATCCCCATTGTGACGCCATTTCGCTACACGCGGCTGGTCTTTGCCCTGATCCTTGCCTTCTTCGTCTTTGGGGAACGGCCTGACATGTGGACGCTGATCGGGGCGGCGATTGTGATTGCAACCGGCCTTTACACCCTTTGGCGCGAGAGGGTCGCGGCGGCTTGA
- a CDS encoding Fur family transcriptional regulator, protein MTDTIEDRCAAKGLRMTEQRRVIARVLQRSDDHPDVEELYGRAVAVDPKISIATVYRTVKLFEEAGILDKLEFGDGRARYEDAERDHHDHLIDMNSGEVIEFLDPEIEALQERIAQKLGYRLKGHRLELYGVPIKKG, encoded by the coding sequence ATGACCGACACAATCGAGGATCGTTGCGCCGCAAAGGGCCTGCGTATGACCGAGCAGCGCCGGGTGATTGCGCGTGTGTTGCAGCGCTCGGACGACCACCCGGATGTGGAGGAACTTTACGGGCGGGCGGTGGCGGTGGACCCCAAGATCTCGATTGCGACGGTGTATCGGACGGTGAAGCTGTTTGAGGAGGCAGGTATCCTCGACAAGTTGGAATTCGGTGATGGGCGCGCCCGCTATGAAGATGCGGAGCGGGATCATCATGACCATCTGATCGACATGAACTCGGGCGAAGTGATCGAGTTTCTGGACCCAGAGATTGAAGCGTTGCAGGAACGGATTGCTCAAAAGCTCGGGTATCGGCTCAAGGGGCATCGGTTGGAGCTATATGGGGTTCCGATCAAGAAGGGTTGA
- a CDS encoding anhydro-N-acetylmuramic acid kinase: MMGKEKRAGHHGAQYAPVWAAGAMSGTSFDGVDVAVLRTDGIEIADFGEVRSTAYSDADRAVLRAAMGAWPGEARADAAARVTEAAHIAAMVDLPPVEMLGFHGQTLAHDPVGGRTHQVGDGARLATALGVEVIWDFRSADMGMGGQGAPLAPFYHWACARWIGAKGPVAFLNLGGVGNTTWVDPTVAAPEMPGACVAFDTGPANAPIDDLMALRGLGSFDAGGALAAQGQIDMDVLETALQNPWFDVAPPKSLDRDAFAQVGAAVAHLSDADAVATLTAVSAGAVGRAVPHLPTCPKQVLVTGGGRLNLTLMAMLAEATAAEVLAVEDVGLDGDALEAQAFAYLAVRVARGLPTSAPSTTGVAAPVGGGRRSRPAGAALA, encoded by the coding sequence ATGATGGGTAAGGAAAAGAGGGCCGGGCATCATGGTGCCCAATACGCGCCTGTTTGGGCGGCGGGGGCCATGTCGGGCACGTCATTTGACGGGGTGGATGTGGCGGTTTTACGCACCGATGGCATTGAGATCGCGGATTTCGGAGAGGTCCGGTCCACGGCCTATTCCGACGCCGACCGCGCCGTGTTGCGCGCCGCCATGGGCGCATGGCCAGGCGAGGCGCGGGCCGATGCGGCGGCGCGGGTGACCGAGGCCGCTCATATCGCCGCCATGGTGGATTTGCCGCCGGTCGAGATGTTGGGCTTTCATGGCCAGACTTTGGCACATGACCCGGTGGGGGGGCGGACCCATCAGGTGGGCGACGGGGCCCGTCTTGCGACGGCCCTCGGGGTCGAGGTGATCTGGGATTTTCGCAGCGCCGACATGGGCATGGGCGGGCAGGGCGCGCCGCTTGCGCCGTTTTACCATTGGGCCTGCGCCCGCTGGATCGGGGCCAAGGGGCCGGTGGCGTTTCTCAATCTGGGCGGCGTGGGCAACACCACTTGGGTCGATCCCACTGTCGCCGCGCCCGAGATGCCGGGGGCTTGCGTGGCATTTGATACCGGGCCTGCAAATGCGCCGATTGATGACCTGATGGCGCTGCGCGGCCTTGGCAGCTTTGATGCAGGGGGGGCGCTCGCGGCACAGGGGCAGATTGATATGGATGTTCTGGAAACGGCGCTGCAAAATCCCTGGTTCGATGTCGCTCCGCCCAAGTCTTTGGACCGTGATGCCTTCGCACAGGTGGGGGCAGCGGTGGCACATCTGAGCGACGCAGACGCGGTGGCGACGCTGACGGCGGTATCAGCCGGAGCCGTCGGGCGCGCGGTGCCGCACCTCCCCACGTGCCCGAAACAGGTGTTGGTCACCGGCGGCGGTCGGCTGAACCTGACGCTCATGGCGATGCTGGCCGAGGCCACAGCCGCAGAAGTTCTCGCGGTGGAGGATGTGGGGCTGGACGGGGACGCGCTGGAGGCGCAGGCCTTCGCCTATCTGGCGGTGCGCGTGGCGCGGGGGCTGCCGACCTCTGCCCCTTCAACCACGGGCGTTGCAGCGCCCGTGGGCGGCGGTCGGCGGTCGCGTCCCGCAGGGGCCGCTCTGGCCTAG
- a CDS encoding GNAT family N-acyltransferase: MQTFRNGRYAARMADGDADHAAARALRARAFRGDCVDPYDATCAHVLVEDLRDGAVVCCFRLLHLDSGAEIERSYSAQFYELSALANFTGPMVEMGRFCIDPDRLDPDILRVAWGAMTAYVDAQGVEMLFGCSSFHGTQARDYYDAFALLRDRHLAPKRWLPRVKAPSVFKFASRLRRKPDLRAAQAAMPPLLRTYLLMGGWVSDHAVIDRHMDTLHVFTGLEISAVPPARARLLRNLAG, encoded by the coding sequence ATGCAGACATTTCGCAACGGGCGCTATGCCGCGCGTATGGCGGACGGTGACGCCGATCATGCCGCCGCCCGGGCATTGCGCGCGCGGGCGTTCCGGGGCGATTGCGTGGACCCATACGATGCGACCTGCGCCCATGTGTTGGTTGAAGACCTTCGTGACGGGGCGGTGGTGTGTTGTTTCCGGCTTCTGCATCTGGACAGCGGCGCCGAGATCGAGCGCAGCTATTCGGCTCAGTTCTACGAGCTCTCCGCCTTGGCCAATTTCACCGGCCCGATGGTGGAGATGGGGCGGTTTTGCATCGACCCCGATCGTCTTGATCCCGATATCCTGCGCGTCGCCTGGGGGGCCATGACCGCCTATGTCGATGCCCAAGGGGTGGAGATGTTGTTTGGCTGTTCCTCTTTTCATGGCACCCAAGCGCGGGATTATTACGATGCCTTTGCCCTGTTGCGAGACAGGCACTTGGCCCCAAAGCGGTGGCTGCCCCGGGTGAAAGCGCCCTCGGTCTTCAAGTTCGCCTCTCGGTTGCGGCGCAAGCCGGATCTTCGGGCCGCGCAAGCTGCCATGCCGCCGCTTCTGCGCACCTATCTTCTGATGGGGGGCTGGGTCAGCGACCATGCGGTGATCGATCGGCATATGGATACGCTTCATGTGTTCACGGGGTTAGAGATCAGCGCGGTGCCGCCGGCGCGGGCGCGTTTGCTGCGCAACTTGGCGGGGTAG
- the eno gene encoding phosphopyruvate hydratase — MSVIIDIHAREILDSRGNPTVEVDVTLEDGTLGRAAVPSGASTGAYEAVEKRDGDKSRYKGKGVLAAVEAVNGEIADTLVGFDATEQVAIDQTMCELDGTDNKGRLGANAILGVSLATAKAAADFTAQPLYRYVGGTMAHVLPVPMMNIINGGEHADNPIDIQEFMIMPVAATSIAEAVRMGSEVFHTLKGELSAAGLSTGIGDEGGFAPNLSSTRDALDFVLKSIEKAGYKPGDDMVLALDCAATEYYRDGKYELAGEGKSLTSEENVDYLAALVADYPIFSIEDGMGEDDWDGWIALTEALGDKVQLVGDDLFVTNPARLSDGIARKAANSLLVKVNQIGTLTETLAAVNMAHRARFTSVMSHRSGETEDATIADLAVATNCGQIKTGSLARSDRLAKYNQLIRIEEQLEETAVFAGRSILRG; from the coding sequence ATGAGCGTTATTATCGACATCCATGCCCGCGAGATCCTCGACAGCCGGGGCAACCCGACGGTGGAGGTGGATGTGACGTTGGAAGACGGCACTCTGGGTCGTGCGGCGGTGCCCTCGGGTGCGTCCACGGGCGCTTATGAGGCAGTGGAAAAGCGCGACGGCGACAAGAGCCGCTACAAGGGCAAGGGTGTGCTGGCCGCCGTGGAAGCGGTGAACGGAGAGATTGCCGATACGCTGGTGGGCTTTGACGCAACCGAGCAGGTCGCGATTGACCAGACGATGTGCGAGTTGGACGGGACCGACAACAAGGGCCGCTTGGGCGCGAATGCCATTCTGGGCGTGTCGCTGGCCACCGCGAAGGCGGCCGCCGATTTCACCGCGCAGCCGTTGTATCGCTACGTGGGCGGCACCATGGCGCATGTGTTGCCGGTGCCGATGATGAACATCATCAACGGGGGCGAGCACGCGGACAACCCCATCGACATTCAGGAATTCATGATCATGCCGGTGGCCGCGACCTCGATTGCCGAGGCCGTGCGCATGGGCTCGGAAGTGTTCCACACGCTGAAGGGCGAGTTGAGTGCAGCGGGGCTGAGCACCGGGATCGGCGATGAGGGCGGCTTTGCGCCGAACCTGTCGAGCACGCGGGATGCGTTGGATTTTGTGCTGAAGTCCATCGAGAAGGCCGGGTACAAGCCCGGAGACGACATGGTGCTGGCGCTGGATTGCGCGGCGACGGAGTATTACCGCGACGGCAAGTATGAGCTGGCGGGTGAGGGCAAGAGCCTGACGTCCGAGGAGAATGTGGATTATCTGGCCGCGCTGGTGGCGGATTATCCGATCTTCTCCATCGAGGATGGCATGGGCGAGGACGACTGGGACGGTTGGATCGCCCTGACCGAGGCGCTTGGCGACAAGGTGCAGTTGGTGGGCGACGACCTGTTCGTGACCAATCCTGCCCGGTTGAGCGACGGGATTGCGCGCAAGGCCGCAAACTCGCTGCTGGTGAAGGTGAACCAGATCGGCACGTTGACCGAGACGCTGGCCGCCGTGAACATGGCGCATCGGGCGCGCTTCACCTCGGTCATGTCGCACCGCTCGGGCGAGACCGAGGACGCGACCATTGCCGACCTCGCCGTGGCGACAAACTGCGGGCAGATCAAGACCGGGTCGCTGGCGCGGTCTGACCGGCTGGCGAAGTACAACCAGCTGATCCGGATCGAAGAGCAGTTGGAAGAGACAGCCGTTTTTGCAGGCCGTTCGATCCTGCGCGGATAA
- a CDS encoding DMT family transporter: protein MDRKPQIDAFGAISLTGFALLLAFNQVMIKQVNEGLQPVFFAGLRSLGGALVIFAWMKYRGLSVAIKPGTIPAGLLIGVVFAAEFICLFWALDLTSVIRTSVIFYTMPMWLAFGAHFLIPGERLTPLKSTGLFIAFVGVVIALTLRNDAGAEASLLGDFLALLGAITWAAIALCARATSLKDVRPEMQLLWQLSVSAPVLLLAAFFFGPFLREPELIHWIGLGAQILIIVSAGFLFWLWLLTIYPAGSVAAFSFLSPVFGVALGWLLLDEPVGLSLLAALVLVCLGLILINRPARRG from the coding sequence ATGGACCGCAAACCACAGATCGACGCCTTTGGGGCGATCTCCCTCACTGGCTTTGCGCTGCTGCTCGCGTTCAATCAGGTGATGATCAAACAGGTGAACGAGGGGCTCCAGCCGGTGTTCTTCGCAGGCCTTCGCTCCCTCGGGGGTGCCTTGGTCATCTTCGCTTGGATGAAATATCGCGGGCTGTCCGTGGCGATCAAACCCGGCACAATTCCTGCGGGACTGCTGATCGGTGTCGTCTTCGCGGCAGAGTTCATTTGCCTGTTCTGGGCCCTTGACCTCACCAGCGTCATCCGCACGTCGGTGATCTTCTACACGATGCCCATGTGGCTGGCGTTCGGCGCGCATTTCCTGATCCCCGGCGAGCGTCTCACGCCGCTGAAATCCACCGGTCTCTTCATCGCCTTTGTGGGCGTCGTCATCGCCCTTACCCTGCGCAATGACGCTGGCGCAGAGGCGTCCTTGCTCGGCGACTTCCTCGCTCTGCTGGGGGCCATCACATGGGCCGCAATCGCCCTTTGCGCCCGCGCGACCTCCCTCAAGGACGTCCGCCCCGAGATGCAATTGCTCTGGCAACTCTCCGTCTCCGCCCCCGTGCTCTTGCTCGCTGCCTTTTTCTTCGGCCCGTTCCTGCGCGAACCGGAACTGATCCACTGGATCGGTCTTGGGGCGCAAATCCTCATCATTGTCTCTGCCGGCTTCCTGTTCTGGCTCTGGCTCCTAACCATCTATCCCGCCGGCTCAGTCGCAGCGTTTTCTTTCCTGTCGCCAGTCTTTGGTGTGGCGCTTGGTTGGCTCTTGCTGGATGAGCCTGTGGGCCTGAGCCTGTTGGCCGCGCTCGTTCTGGTCTGCTTGGGCCTGATCCTCATCAACCGCCCTGCGCGCCGGGGCTGA
- a CDS encoding ATP-binding protein yields the protein MTQATTFQPELSISPSATDLDALWQAQFGSRTEVWFRCICIATAGLLIWAYEGAIVGPVWSVTYLLGLWSHFRLLRPRADGRPRNRFLCIANFVFLTCVYLAMPVYLMLSGDPFLSFCAALAVFAFAVFTLFRSEPPGYVVVLEVTLIGGLVVTAALVFMPIGATSMEHALIAAMCIVLGVYYLMADLANRKNRKELRLALHRNLEAQKMEAIGRLSGGVAHDFNNILAVVQGSLELYYEVLETTEKDELVADASAATARASALVAQLLTFARRAPLEARPHDAAALVKDLCTLAGRVLPSGIVLEHQVPQDQVFVLADATRLHAALLNLILNASDAMDGHGRVCVEVKLADGPADAAGTLAAEDIQNAHLCFQVADNGPGMPPEVARRAVEPFFTTKTVGKGSGLGLSMTMGFAEQSGGAMRIKTSAAGTMVMLHLPVSTSGP from the coding sequence ATGACGCAGGCGACAACGTTCCAGCCTGAACTCAGCATTTCGCCATCGGCCACGGACCTGGATGCGCTTTGGCAGGCGCAGTTCGGCTCCCGCACCGAGGTGTGGTTTCGCTGTATCTGTATTGCGACCGCCGGGCTGTTGATTTGGGCCTACGAGGGCGCAATCGTCGGGCCGGTCTGGTCGGTGACCTATCTGCTGGGGCTTTGGTCACACTTCCGCCTGCTGCGCCCCAGAGCCGATGGCCGGCCCCGGAACCGGTTCCTATGCATCGCCAACTTTGTTTTCCTGACCTGCGTGTATCTGGCGATGCCGGTTTACCTGATGCTAAGTGGTGACCCTTTCCTGTCCTTCTGCGCCGCCTTGGCGGTCTTCGCCTTTGCGGTGTTCACCCTGTTCCGATCCGAGCCGCCGGGCTACGTGGTTGTCTTGGAGGTGACTTTGATCGGGGGCTTGGTGGTGACGGCGGCGCTTGTGTTCATGCCCATCGGCGCGACTTCGATGGAGCACGCTTTGATTGCCGCCATGTGCATCGTGTTGGGCGTCTATTACCTCATGGCCGACCTGGCGAACCGCAAGAATCGCAAGGAGCTTCGCCTGGCGCTGCATCGCAATCTTGAGGCCCAGAAGATGGAGGCCATTGGGCGACTGTCCGGCGGCGTGGCCCATGACTTCAATAACATCCTGGCCGTCGTGCAAGGCAGTCTGGAATTGTACTACGAGGTTTTGGAGACCACCGAAAAAGACGAACTTGTCGCGGACGCAAGTGCCGCCACGGCGCGCGCCTCGGCCCTGGTGGCGCAGCTTTTGACCTTCGCGCGCCGTGCACCGCTGGAGGCCCGCCCCCACGACGCCGCGGCGCTTGTGAAAGACCTCTGCACCTTGGCCGGGCGCGTTTTGCCCTCCGGTATCGTGTTGGAACATCAGGTGCCGCAGGATCAGGTCTTCGTGCTGGCCGATGCCACAAGGTTGCACGCCGCGCTATTGAACCTGATCCTGAACGCCAGCGACGCGATGGACGGCCATGGCCGCGTCTGCGTGGAGGTGAAATTGGCCGACGGGCCCGCCGACGCGGCGGGAACCTTGGCCGCAGAAGACATCCAAAACGCGCATCTTTGCTTTCAGGTCGCAGATAACGGCCCCGGCATGCCCCCCGAGGTCGCGCGCCGCGCGGTTGAGCCGTTTTTCACCACAAAAACGGTGGGCAAAGGCTCGGGCCTGGGCCTGTCGATGACCATGGGTTTTGCCGAACAATCGGGCGGCGCGATGCGGATCAAGACCAGCGCGGCGGGCACGATGGTTATGCTGCATCTGCCCGTGTCGACCTCTGGACCCTAG
- a CDS encoding GNAT family N-acetyltransferase — MFDAQPETPLSASPPSRGEFVPLQQSPIWLAATRLLGSDAGMVDLGDCRTLVLRRRLRFVGDMALLSRANLQISPAEAAKLRDRVKAKHLVVNAETAQDARALSAAGFHRIFAPRVIANLPLDPSADVMAARLNQKWRNRLRHGQSQGLVIRRRPMAPDKNFWLFKAEAVQSLRKWYQPLAPEMVAAMAACKPGAAQVFTAYHMGRRVAAMLFLRHGAAATYQIGWSNADGRKMSAGPALMWRAMVELQAMGTEQIDLGAADKSLAPGLAHFKRGTGAELRELGGTWLDTAWTRRKPRARPTPALMAR, encoded by the coding sequence ATGTTCGACGCACAGCCAGAGACCCCGCTTTCCGCTTCGCCCCCCAGTAGGGGCGAATTTGTCCCCTTGCAGCAAAGCCCGATATGGCTCGCGGCCACGCGGCTGTTGGGCAGCGATGCGGGGATGGTGGATCTGGGCGATTGTCGCACGCTGGTCCTGCGGCGGAGGCTGCGGTTTGTGGGGGATATGGCCCTGCTATCGCGGGCGAATTTGCAGATTTCACCGGCCGAAGCGGCCAAGTTGCGCGACCGGGTGAAAGCCAAGCATCTTGTTGTGAATGCCGAAACAGCCCAGGACGCCCGCGCCCTGTCTGCCGCTGGATTCCACCGCATTTTTGCCCCTCGGGTGATTGCCAACCTGCCGCTTGATCCCTCGGCCGACGTGATGGCGGCGCGGCTTAACCAGAAGTGGCGAAACAGGTTGCGCCACGGGCAATCTCAAGGCCTTGTCATTCGCCGTCGCCCGATGGCGCCGGACAAGAATTTCTGGCTGTTCAAGGCAGAGGCGGTGCAGTCGCTGCGCAAGTGGTATCAACCCCTCGCGCCAGAAATGGTCGCCGCAATGGCCGCGTGCAAACCCGGCGCGGCGCAGGTGTTTACGGCCTACCACATGGGCCGCCGCGTCGCCGCGATGCTGTTTCTGCGCCACGGCGCTGCTGCCACCTATCAAATCGGGTGGAGCAACGCCGACGGGCGGAAGATGTCCGCAGGCCCCGCGCTGATGTGGCGGGCGATGGTTGAATTGCAAGCCATGGGGACGGAACAGATTGATCTGGGCGCCGCCGACAAAAGCCTGGCCCCCGGTCTGGCGCATTTCAAACGCGGCACGGGGGCAGAGTTGCGCGAACTGGGCGGGACCTGGCTCGATACCGCTTGGACCCGGCGCAAACCCCGCGCCCGGCCCACGCCCGCCCTCATGGCACGTTAG
- the tyrS gene encoding tyrosine--tRNA ligase — protein sequence MTYQPKSEFLHTIVERGFLADCTDLQSLDEALLEGPLTAYIGYDATAKSLHVGHLLNVMLLRWWQKTGNRPLTLMGGGTTKVGDPSFRADERPLLGPEQIDANIEGMGRVFARYLDYSDGKAMMLNNAEWLDELNYLDFLRDIGRHFSVNRMLSFESVKSRLDREQSLSFLEFNYMILQAYDFLELSRRHDCLLQMGGSDQWGNIVNGIDLTRRVIDKEIFGLTTPLLTTSDGRKMGKSQGGAIWLNGDMLSPYEFWQFWRNTTDADVGRFLKLYTELPVAECDRLGALEGSEINAAKVILANEVTTLLHGAEAAQAAEATSREVFEKGGTGDDLPTLTLSAADLGDGMSIAQLITRSGLAKSGKDAKRLIAEGGARMNDAAVTDAGLMIAASDLAEPIKLSAGKKRHALVVLQG from the coding sequence ATGACCTACCAGCCCAAATCCGAATTCCTGCACACCATTGTCGAGCGCGGCTTTCTGGCCGATTGCACCGATTTGCAGAGCCTTGACGAAGCGCTATTGGAAGGGCCGCTGACCGCCTATATCGGTTATGATGCCACGGCGAAATCGCTGCATGTGGGGCATTTGCTGAACGTGATGTTGCTGCGCTGGTGGCAAAAGACAGGCAACCGCCCGCTGACCTTGATGGGCGGCGGCACCACCAAGGTGGGCGACCCCAGCTTCCGCGCCGATGAGCGCCCGCTTCTGGGGCCAGAACAGATCGACGCCAATATCGAGGGCATGGGCCGCGTGTTTGCCCGCTACCTGGATTACAGCGACGGCAAGGCGATGATGCTCAACAACGCGGAATGGCTGGACGAGCTGAACTACCTCGACTTCCTGCGCGACATCGGGCGGCACTTCAGCGTGAACCGAATGCTGAGCTTTGAATCGGTAAAGTCGCGGCTGGATCGGGAGCAATCGCTCAGCTTCCTCGAATTCAACTACATGATCCTGCAAGCCTATGATTTCCTTGAGCTTAGCCGCCGCCATGACTGCCTGTTGCAGATGGGGGGCAGCGACCAATGGGGCAATATCGTTAACGGTATCGACCTGACGCGGCGGGTCATCGACAAAGAGATCTTCGGCCTGACGACGCCGCTTTTGACGACGTCAGACGGGCGCAAGATGGGCAAGTCCCAGGGCGGCGCGATCTGGCTGAATGGTGACATGCTGAGCCCCTACGAGTTCTGGCAATTCTGGCGCAACACGACCGATGCCGACGTGGGCCGTTTCCTGAAGCTCTACACCGAATTGCCGGTGGCTGAATGCGACCGTCTGGGGGCCCTTGAAGGGTCCGAGATCAACGCCGCGAAGGTGATCCTTGCCAATGAGGTCACGACCCTGTTGCACGGCGCCGAGGCCGCGCAGGCGGCTGAGGCGACCTCGAGGGAGGTGTTTGAGAAGGGCGGCACCGGCGACGATCTGCCAACGCTGACGCTGAGCGCGGCTGATCTGGGCGACGGCATGTCCATCGCACAGCTGATCACCCGCTCGGGCCTTGCGAAGTCCGGCAAGGACGCCAAACGCCTGATCGCCGAAGGCGGCGCGCGGATGAATGACGCCGCCGTGACCGATGCGGGCTTGATGATTGCGGCCAGCGATTTGGCGGAGCCGATAAAGCTGAGCGCGGGCAAAAAGCGCCACGCCTTGGTGGTGTTGCAGGGGTAA
- a CDS encoding tellurite resistance TerB family protein — translation MSLLRTLATVAVGVAAARGARSLANRGSRREEARDRGGLLDSLRGHDNSGGGLGALLGGGGAASGGGLGGLLEEFGGSGALGGLGGILGGGAAGGALGGLLGGGNRGGAAGFGRRLNQSLLSGGEPDDAPTEDEEAMAALMIRAMIMAAKSDGRIDGDERAMLTDRLGDLSAQERRFVEDALDARIDVQDFARDVPDHPGLKAQIFAAAMSAIDVDSPREREFAEDLAAALGLEEKARGHVQRRMSGSYGQQPDDPWQKRDVDRAYSQPIQAPGGAGGPVRGTKGMQGNAGMGDGTGRPYRK, via the coding sequence ATGAGCCTGTTGAGGACCTTAGCAACTGTTGCTGTCGGTGTGGCGGCGGCAAGGGGGGCACGCAGCCTGGCAAACCGGGGCAGCCGTCGCGAGGAAGCGCGCGATCGAGGTGGATTGCTCGACAGCTTGAGGGGGCACGACAACAGCGGCGGCGGGCTTGGCGCATTGTTAGGTGGAGGTGGGGCGGCAAGCGGCGGCGGGCTTGGCGGTTTGTTGGAGGAATTTGGCGGCTCCGGCGCGTTGGGCGGGTTGGGCGGTATACTTGGCGGCGGCGCCGCGGGGGGCGCTTTGGGCGGGCTGCTCGGGGGCGGCAACCGGGGGGGCGCTGCGGGCTTTGGGCGGCGGTTGAACCAGTCGTTGTTGAGCGGCGGTGAGCCGGACGACGCCCCCACTGAAGATGAAGAGGCCATGGCCGCCCTGATGATCCGGGCGATGATCATGGCCGCCAAATCCGACGGGCGCATCGACGGGGACGAGCGCGCGATGCTGACCGACCGCCTTGGCGATCTGAGCGCGCAGGAGCGGCGCTTTGTGGAGGACGCGTTGGACGCGAGGATCGACGTGCAGGATTTTGCCCGGGATGTGCCGGATCATCCGGGCCTGAAGGCGCAGATTTTCGCGGCGGCGATGTCGGCCATTGATGTGGATAGCCCCCGAGAGCGGGAATTTGCAGAGGACCTCGCGGCGGCGTTGGGGTTGGAAGAAAAGGCCAGAGGCCATGTCCAGCGGCGCATGTCTGGCAGCTACGGCCAGCAGCCCGACGACCCGTGGCAGAAGCGGGATGTGGATCGTGCCTATTCGCAGCCTATTCAGGCACCAGGCGGCGCCGGAGGACCGGTGCGCGGCACCAAAGGCATGCAAGGCAACGCTGGGATGGGCGATGGAACGGGACGGCCGTACCGAAAGTAG